Proteins encoded together in one Chelonoidis abingdonii isolate Lonesome George chromosome 1, CheloAbing_2.0, whole genome shotgun sequence window:
- the CD4 gene encoding T-cell surface glycoprotein CD4, with product MDPFSVMANSILAVFTVMQFGLVPIMAEVETTVFGAVGEQVILPCIDKSQSDGVTWKYNELVVIQHQTRLLRGRSPLTSRSELNKQEMAKGNFSLILSQLEHSDAGKYVCVVGSRTFKVQLQVFEVTGSPSDYLLQGENLTLSIQGSSSVSVTWSNNRKDKVTATQSRELKNGGRTLQIHNLQVEDSGTWRCHITSLSAKLDIPYKVLVIGFHNLNKETLYKAVNSTVSFSYFLSTHLGQIRELEYIRGGLEWKPMIDSKYQEKFNFNVTAKEPLLSKQMANMQATWKPSNPLEVKLPKVQFEDAGWYQCQLTVSRGRVEKAIYLVVMTVSADPVGPLSKWANMTLLCKLSAPIPPNAQLFWEHVNGTEKKLNMLGHSEVMVKTKTVGLWRCSLKVENNMMTSIDYTVVKAAEWNIYVLIGAVVGASIVLLLLASLFIFICTARQRRRRRAEKMARARRDLMERRICQCQRQLKNDYSDA from the exons ATGGACCCATTTAGCGTCATGGCAAACAGCATCCTGGCTGTCTTCACTGTGATGCAGTTCG GTCTGGTCCCCATTATGGCTGAGGTAGAGACAACAGTGTTTGGTGCTGTTGGGGAACAGGTGATTCTGCCCTGTATTGACAAATCCCAGAGTGATGGGGTGACCTGGAAATACAATGAACTAGTTGTGATCCAGCATCAGACGCGCCTCTTGAGAG GCAGAAGTCCATTGACCAGTCGATCTGAATTAAATAAACAGGAGATGGCCAAGGGGAACTTCTCCTTGATACTGTCACAGCTGGAGCACTCTGATGCTGGCAAGTACGTCTGTGTAGTCGGTTCCAGAACTTTCAAGGTCCAGTTGCAGGTGTTTGAAG ttACAGGCTCTCCTAGTGACTACCTCCTGCAGGGTGAAAATCTCACACTGAGCATACAAGGTTCCTCAAGTGTCAGTGTCACCTGGTCCAACAACCGCAAGGATAAAGTGACAGCCACTCAGTCAAGAGAACTGAAGAATGGTGGACGCACTCTGCAGATACACAACCTCCAGGTTGAGGATAGTGGGACCTGGAGGTGCCACATCACATCCCTGTCTGCTAAGCTGGACATACCCTATAAGGTGCTGGTGATAG GTTTTCATAATTTGAACAAGGAGACGCTCTACAAAGCTGTTAATTCCACTGTGTCCTTCTCCTACTTTCTGAGCACTCACCTGGGGCAGATAAGAGAACTGGAGTACATCAGGGGAGGCTTGGAATGGAAACCAATGATAGATAGCAAGTACCAGGAAAAGTTTAACTTCAATGTCACTGCTAAAGAGCCGCTCTTGTCTAAGCAAATGGCCAACATGCAGGCTACATGGAAACCCAGCAATCCCCTGGAAGTGAAACTGCCCAAAGTCCAGTTCGAGGATGCTGGATGGTATCAGTGCCAGCTCACAGTCAGCCGTGGCCGTGTGGAGAAGGCCATCTACCTGGTGGTGATGACAG TCTCTGCTGACCCTGTTGGGCCACTCTCCAAATGGGCTAACATGACCCTGCTCTGCAAGCTCTCAGCTCCTATCCCACCTAATGCCCAGCTGTTCTGGGAGCATGTGAACGGGACGGAGAAGAAATTAAATATGTTGGGTCACAGTGAGGTGATGGTGAAGACCAAGACTGTGGGGCTGTGGAGATGCAGCCTTAAGGTGGAGAATAACATGATGACCAGTATTGACTACACTGTGG TGAAGGCTGCTGAATGGAATATCTATGTGCTGATCGGGGCAGTGGTTGGAGCCAGCATAGTGCTGCTTCTCCTTGCAAGCCTATTTATTTTCATCTGTACTGCCAGGCAGCGGAGGAGG CGACGGGCTGAAAAGATGGCACGAGCCAGGCGAGACTTGATGGAAAGGAGAATATGTCAGTGTCAACG CCAGCTGAAGAATGACTATTCCGATGCTTGA